Proteins from a genomic interval of Trichoderma breve strain T069 chromosome 2, whole genome shotgun sequence:
- a CDS encoding CFEM domain-containing protein, protein MKLWLLAFAVLATAPKAFSQTTGSSLSGIEAVAEMPACARECFAQSLAASPCQATNTTCICTNPTLQQDMQGCVLKSCKTIEALQTQNLTSVACNQPIRDKSKQYIALSNTFGVLAGVFVLQRLAYKIWARMGLSGDDWMALATIFVGIPSTTISAHGVTKPGLGRDIWTLRPTDITRFGLFFWILEWSYFAEVSMLKLSVLLFYIRIFPSPGVRRLLWGTFIFVTLYGIAFVLVAIFQCTPVKFYWEKWDGLHQGTCLDINAIAWTNAAISIATDIWILAIPLWQLKSLNLDWRRKLGVGVMFCVGAFVTVVSILRLRSLIQFGTDSLNPTWDFYDVSVWSVVEINTGLICICLPSLRLLLVRIFPKLQGTTERYYGKNSKRNRTASNKRASRLPLGHSAGSHVDRSQPRPDIESNQIAYHTSYTVEYGDNDTVQLVNMNDKFSARSDVRSEVS, encoded by the exons ATGAAATTATGGCTATTAGCCTTTGCGGTTCTGGCTACCGCACCAAAAGCCTTTAGCCAGACCACCGGCTCGAGTCTCTCAGGTATCGAAGCTGTGGCAGAGATGCCCGCGTGTGCT CGCGAGTGCTTTGCTCAATCGCTTGCCGCATCGCCATGTCAGGCGACGAACACAACTTGCATATGCACGAACCCAACGCTGCAGCAGGATATGCAAGGCTGCGTCTTGAAAAGTTGCAAAACCATAGAAGCTCTGC AAACACAGAACTTGACATCGGTAGCCTGCAACCAGCCCATAAGAGACAAATCAAAACAATACATAGCCCTCAGCAACACCTTTGGCGTCTTGGCCGGCGTTTTTGTTCTTCAACGACTTGCATATAAGATCTGGGCCAGGATGGGACTGAGCGGGGATGATTGGATGGCTTTGGCGACTATTTTCGTGGGTATCCCGAGTACCACCATCAGCGCTCACGGAGTGACGAAACCTGGACTTGGCCGTGATATCTGGACGCTGCGGCCTACGGATATTACTAGATttggtctcttcttctggattTTGGAATGGAGCTATTTCGCAGAAGTCTCCATGCTCAAGCTCTCCGTCCTACTCTTCTATATTCGCATCTTCCCGAGCCCTGGGGTACGTCGCCTGCTCTGGGGAACCTTTATTTTCGTCACACTTTACGGTATCGCGTTTGTCCTGGTTGCTATATTCCAATGCACGCCTGTTAAATTTTACTGGGAAAAATGGGATGGGTTACACCAAGGCACATGCTTGGATATAAACGCCATTGCCTGGACGAATGCTGCCATCAGCATAGCGACTGACATTTGGATTTTGGCCATTCCACTGTGGCAGCTCAAAAGTCTCAATTTGGACTGGAGGCGCAAGCTTGGTGTTGGAGTCATGTTTTGCGTTGGTGCTTT TGTCACCGTCGTGAGCATATTGCGTCTCAGGTCTCTTATTCAATTCGGTACCGATAGCTTGAATCCCACGTGGGATTTTTACGATGTCAGCGTTTGGTCAGTTGTGGAGATTAATACCGGGCTGATCTGTATCTGCTTGCCCTCCCTCCGTCTTCTGCTGGTCCGCATCTTTCCCAAGCTACAGGGCACAACGGAACGATATTATGGAAAGAACTCGAAACGAAACCGAACGGCAAGCAACAAACGGGCAAGCCGACTTCCCCTGGGACATAGCGCTGGTTCGCATGTGGACAGATCGCAGCCTCGTCCCGATATCGAAAGCAATCAAATTGCGTATCACACGTCATACACGGTTGAGTATGGCGACAACGACACGGTTCAACTGGTAAACATGAATGATAAGTTCAGCGCTCGGTCAGACGTCAGATCTGAAGTATCATGA
- a CDS encoding flavin-binding monooxygenase-like domain-containing protein, which translates to METIDCVVAGAGWYGLAAAKQYRIVHPDDSLVVFDPQSSVGGTWADERLYPDVKSNNLLGTYEYPDFPMDPSKFQVKPEQYIPGEVTNAYLKAYVDNFNLGGLIRLQTKITVAEHNDTPEGGWTLTIVNHEGQESKVFAKRLIVATGLTSRPFMPHFDGQEDFGGKIFHSKFFKQNRDTLKTSKAVTVFGGTKFGWDAAYSYATAGVEVNWVIRSTGHGPCWMAPSYVTPFKKWIEKLANMRFLTWFSPCVYSGAAGYTGIQRFLHGTFIGRLIVNAFWAVLGGDVMSLNAYDSHPEMAKLKPWTPAMFTAASFSILNYDTDFFELVRNGKIKIHLGEIDHLSPGWIGSPPIKFLPEGIEKELGMPHEIDTEAPPEDLANQQDLIRRADKEIVKRFPRLADQPVWNKNYIPLTKQKGISSNESMTPYTPQTPFMLYHFLVPPSERFLRPRDIAFCGFVSNFSNTLTAHLQGLWIGAYFRRLLVNDPSQAVDDKDAMAKLRYETMLHNRFGKWRYPAETKSPTTIFDAVYYLDLLQKDLGLNPLRKPKGLLTEITSPYGAEDYRDVNEEWQSKFGSVTAA; encoded by the exons ATGGAGACGATTGACTGTGTCGTGGCTGGCGCCG GATGGTACGGACTGGCCGCCGCGAAGCAATACCGCATCGTCCACCCAGATGACTCTCTCGTGGTATTTGATCCTCAGTCCAGCGTCGGCGGTACATGGGCCGACGAGCGATTGTATCCAGATGTGAAGAGCAACAACCTCTTGGGGACGTACGAGTATCCGGATTTCCCCATGGATCCCAGCAAATTCCAAGTAAAGCCTGAACAATACATTCCCGGAGAGGTCACCAATGCATATCTCAAGGCCTACGTGGACAATTTCAACCTCGGAGGCTTAATTCGTCTTCAAACCAAGATCACCGTCGCTGAACACAACGATACTCCAGAAGGCGGCTGGACCCTGACCATTGTCAACCACGAAGGTCAAGAGTCCAAGGTCTTTGCCAAGCGCCTCATTGTCGCCACCGGTCTAACTTCAAGGCCCTTCATGCCTCACTTTGACGGCCAGGAAGATTTCGGAGGCAAGATTTTCCACAGCAAATTCTTTAAACAGAACCGAGACACCCTCAAGACTTCCAAAGCAGTCACTGTATTTGGAGGAACAAAGTTTGGCTGGGATGCCGCTTACAGCTACGCTACCGCCGGCGTGGAAGTGAATTGGGTCATTAGAT CAACTGGCCACGGTCCCTGTTGGATGGCCCCATCGTATGTAACTCCATTCAAGAAATGGATTGAGAAGCTTGCGA ATATGCGCTTCCTCACATGGTTCAGTCCCTGTGTCTACAGCGGTGCTGCTGGCTACACCGGTATCCAGCGCTTCCTCCACGGCACTTTTATCGGCCGCCTCATCGTGAATGCCTTCTGGGCAGTCCTCGGTGGCGATGTCATGAGTCTCAATGCATATGATTCGCATCCTGAGATGgcgaagctgaagccatgGACCCCAGCCATGTTCACCGcagccagcttcagcatTCTCAACTACGACACCGACTTTTTCGAGCTCGTCCGGAAcggcaagatcaagattCACCTCGGCGAGATTGATCACCTGAGTCCCG GCTGGATCGGCTCCCCCCCTATCAAGTTTCTTCCTGAAGGTATCGAAAAGGAACTTGGGATGCCGCATGAAATCGACACAGAGGCTCCCCCAGAGGATCTCGCCAACCAGCAGGATCTCATCAGACGCGCCGACAAGGAAATCGTGAAGCGCTTCCCCAGACTCGCAGACCAACCCGTCTGGAACAAAAACTACATCCCCCTAACCAAGCAAAAGGGCATCTCCAGCAACGAGTCCATGACGCCATATACCCCTCAAACTCCCTTCATGCTGTACCACTTCCTCGTACCACCATCGGAACGCTTCCTCCGACCTCGCGACATCGCCTTCTGCGGCTTCGTCAGCAACTTCAGCAACACACTAACCGCACACCTCCAGGGCCTCTGGATCGGTGCGTATTTCCGGCGTCTTCTCGTCAACGATCCATCCCAAGCCGTCGACGACAAAGacgccatggccaagctgcGATATGAGACGATGCTTCACAATCGCTTTGGCAAGTGGCGCTACCCTGCTGAAACAAAGTCCCCGACCACCATCTTCGACGCCGTGTACTATCTCGACCTGCTGCAGAAGGACCTCGGCCTAAATCCCCTTCGCAAACCGAAGGGGCTGCTCACCGAGATAACGAGCCCCTACGGTGCAGAGGACTATCGGGACGTGAACGAGGAATGGCAGAGCAAATTTGGCAGCGTCACGGCCGCATAA
- a CDS encoding major facilitator superfamily domain-containing protein, with product MSTTTTVQVETPPAVESIELRHLGPGASTSRRVSAESKEASHVEAAPHVSDGHDGGEPPPGALAETERWNRPVKNIGRLAFAFVSFAIAGMNDAAVGALIPYLEEYYNLSYTVISLIFLTPFVGYSIAAFTNARIHVLLGQRGVAIMAPICHLITGFGNGLTDACFCAWVGNMDKANTIQGFLHSCYSLGALFSPLIATSMVVKGGLPWYTFYYLMIGMSGLEFAGLVMVFWDKTGAVYREEHARENADAGTAGAGTREAMKSKVTWLCALFFFAYMGVEVGLGGWVVTFMLRVRHASAYASGISGSGFWAGMALGRAVLGFVTERFGERLCLSIYLGICLGLQLLFWLVPQFVVSAVAVAFLGFFLGPMFPGAVMVTAKLLPKRIHVSAIGFAMAMGGTGGTVFPFIIGAIASHKGVSVLQPIILALIAVIAAVWLSFPRIQKRD from the exons ATGTCTACCACAACAACTGTCCAAGTTGAAACGCCACCGGCCGTAGAGAGCATCGAACTCCGGCATCTCGGCCCCGGCGCTTCAACCAGCCGCCGAGTCAGCGCCGAGTCCAAGGAGGCATCACACGTGGAGGCGGCACCGCACGTTTCAGACGGCCATGACGGGGGTGAACCGCCGCCGGGTGCTCTTGCGGAGACTGAGAGGTGGAATCGGCCTGTTAAGAACATTGGCCGGCTTGCGTTTGCGTTTGTGTCGTTTGCTATTGCGGGGATGAATGATGCTGCAGTTGGC GCTTTAATCCCATAT CTCGAAGAGTACTACAACCTCAGTTATACTGTTATATCCTTAATCTTCCTCACACCTTTTGTTGGCTACTCTATCGCCGCCTTCACCAATGCCCGCATCCAcgtcctccttggccagaGAGGTGTGGCCATTATGGCACCTATCTGCCATCTCATCAC CGGATTTGGAAATGGTCTGACGGATGCTTGTTTTTGTGCCTGGGTCGGCAACATGGACAAAGCGAATACAATTCAGGGTTTCCTGCATTCGTGCTATTCGCTCGGTGCATTGTTCTCACCGCTGATAGCTACCTCGATGGTCGTTAAGGGTGGTTTGCCATGGTATACCTTTTATTATCTCATG ATTGGTATGTCTGGTCTGGAATTTGCTGGGCTTGTCATGGTCTTCTGGGACAAGACTGGCGCTGTATATCGAGAAGAGCATGCACGCGAGAATGCGGATGCTGGAACTGCTGGCGCAGGCACTCGTGAGGCAATGAAGTCGAAAGTCACCTGGCTTTGCgcactcttcttctttgcctatATGGGTGTGGAAG TTGGTCTCGGAGGTTGGGTCGTCACCTTCATGCTCCGAGTGCGTCATGCTTCGGCATATGCATCTGGAATTTCAGGCTCAGGCTTCTGGGCGGGTATGGCGCTTGGCCGTGCTGTCCTGGGATTCGTGACAGAGCGATTTGGCGAAAGGCTTTGCCTATCCATTTATCTTGGCATCTGTCTCGGGCTCCAGTTGCTATTCTGGCTTGTCCCCCAGTTTGTCGTTTCtgccgtcgccgtcgcctTTCTGGGTTTCTTCCTTGGCCCGATGTTCCCTGGAGCTGTCATGGTAACCGCCAAGCTTCTGCCAAAACGCATCCATGTCAGCGCCATTGGGTTTGCCATGGCTATGGGAGGCACAGGAGGCACGGTATTTCCTTTCATAATTGGTGCTATTGCGTCTCACAAGGGTGTTTCCGTCTTGCAGCCCATTATTCTGGCACTCATTGCTGTGATTGCCGCAGTTTGGTTGAGTTTTCCCCGTATTCAGAAGCGGGACTGA
- a CDS encoding porphyromonas-type peptidyl-arginine deiminase domain-containing protein, whose product MTDFSLRRLAEWHPQSKTILGWPGLEGTYKDYPERLARATQEVSSIAQAVAHFQSVILAVGSERYEEAESYFNDIETPFNIQLHKIEGDSMDVWLRDFAPTFVVKEPTNGKASIVGVDWNFNGWGNKHPTPTTVTFAKTFLKDYNIERIETSIVTEGGSLETDGEGTLLITESSIINDNRNPGKSREDIETELKRCLGIEKVLWIPGRKGIDSTDCHIDALVRFVRPGVLLLSKANEEKLTEWTTVYEEALEILSNATDAKGRPFEIIEVEEPDESLFEGGGFEDNRAVRNYVNYLLVNGGIILPQFGDPAHDAAAIRVAQMLFGEERRIYPVLIDELPRLGGGVHCVTQEIPISPSAESTMN is encoded by the coding sequence ATGACTGACTTTAGTCTTCGACGCCTTGCGGAATGGCATCCGCAAAGCAAGACGATTCTAggctggcctggcctggagGGTACTTACAAAGATTATCCTGAAAGATTGGCCAGGGCAACACAAGAAGTGTCATCAATTGCACAAGCTGTTGCCCACTTCCAAAGTGTCATTCTAGCTGTTGGCAGTGAGCGttatgaagaagcagagtCGTATTTCAACGACATTGAAACGCCTTTCAATATTCAGCTCCACAAAATTGAAGGTGATAGCATGGACGTCTGGCTGAGGGACTTTGCCCCTACATTTGTTGTCAAAGAGCCAACCAATGGGAAGGCCAGTATCGTCGGTGTTGACTGGAACTTTAATGGTTGGGGCAACAAACATCCCACGCCTACAACTGTTACATTTGCAAAGACATTCCTAAAAGACTATAACATCGAACGAATTGAGACATCCATTGTCACTGAAGGTGGATCACTTGAGACTGATGGTGAAGGCACTCTCTTGATTACGGAAAGTTCAATCATCAATGATAACAGAAACCCGGGAAAGTCTCGTGAAGATATTGAGACTGAGCTCAAACGCTGTCTGGGCATCGAAAAGGTTCTCTGGATCCCTGGAAGGAAGGGCATAGACTCGACGGACTGCCATATCGACGCCCTCGTTCGATTTGTGCGGCCGGGCGTGCTACTACTAAGCAAAGCCAATGAGGAGAAGCTAACTGAATGGACTACCGTCTACGAAGAGGCTCTTGAGATTTTGAGCAACGCCACTGATGCAAAAGGTCGTCCATTCGAGATTATTGAAGTGGAAGAGCCTGATGAAAGCTTGTTTGAGGGCGGCGGCTTTGAGGATAACCGCGCGGTGAGGAACTACGTCAATTATCTGTTGGTCAATGGAGGTATCATCCTCCCTCAATTCGGTGATCCAGCTCATGATGCGGCGGCCATTAGGGTAGCCCAAATGCTTTTTggcgaggagaggaggatTTATCCCGTTCTGATTGATGAACTGCCTCGacttggtggtggtgttcACTGTGTTACTCAGGAAATTCCCATCAGTCCATCAGCAGAGAGCACCATGAATTAG
- a CDS encoding tetratricopeptide repeat domain-containing protein, whose product MDTSTAANLEAEQWQQQQPSSPDPFWLVPFDRNISFVGRNETFTEIDQAFEVKDGSQPKAALCGLGGIGKSQVALEYCFRRRNKDAKCSVFWVNAATVARFEESLSRIASECNISAPDGAKSDAALLLKDWLEVEHVGPWLMVIDNVDDEDTFFREQMSIGKTPSECIPNCQTGSILFTTRSRKMASDLANPTKPIVIHELGKTEGLELLEELDYTPLAITQAVAFMVKEQMTIQKYLEQYRRNSAAKSTLPNHEFSDQQRPEDTPESVAKTWKLSFEAIRNSNRNAADLLCLINFFQHHGIPAILLQDADKPGESSHLQEATELLKAFSIIDENDSVFSTHRLVQLATRWWLEEENPEDVDKWAFQALKSITSQFPAPSSQPKSDYFKLGEILLPHAEWILQYQFKTTTKDFEIMRAKLLASTGRFIHWNGNYDEARSRFKESFEINYQHLGEKHVDTLVILKQVVEYRREILGEDDPMTIDSLSDLATAILLTGDYAESEKMQREALARSEQVLGLKHNDTLNCMAHLASVLDEQGKTEEAEQMALKTYELKRELLGHLHPDTLVAEHNVAYMLSQDDEKVDEAISLYRRSLRNKSEVLGLAHNETLITAYNLISFLASNDRVSEARALCDKYIAEAGDILQRKNTRTQEWFTKFEAVRDNLAESAGNEQTML is encoded by the exons ATGGATACCAGCACTGCAGCCAATCTCGAGGCTgagcagtggcagcagcaacagccttcGTCTCCAGACCCTTTCTGGCTGGTACCGTTCGACAGGAACATCTCATTTGTAGGAAGAAACGAAACATTTACAGAAATTGACCAAGCGTTTGAAGTCAAGGACGGCAGCCAACCGAAGGCAGCGCTTTgtggccttggaggcatCGG AAAATCTCAAGTGGCATTAGAATACTGCTTTCGAAGGCGTAATAAAGATGCTAAGTGCTCCGTTTTCTGGGTAAATGCAGCCACGGTTGCTCGTTTTGAGGAATCTCTCAGCCGGATTGCGAGTGAATGCAACATAAGCGCTCCGGATGGCGCCAAATCTGACGCGGCCCTGCTTTTAAAGGATTGGCTTGAAGTGGAACATGTAGGCCCGTGGCTTATGGTCATTGATAACGTGGACGACGAGGATACTTTTTTTCGCGAACAGATGTCAATCGGCAAAACTCCTTCAGAGTGCATCCCGAACTGCCAAACTGGGTCTATACTGTTTACTACGAGGAGCCGCAAGATGGCTTCTGATCTGGCGAATCCTACAAAGCCAATCGTGATTCACGAATTGGGCAAAACAGAAGGACTAGA GCTGCTTGAAGAACTTGACTATACTCCCCTCGCTATCACCCAGGCAGTTGCCTTCATGGTAAAAGAGCAAATGACCATTCAAAAGTACCTAGAGCAATACCGCAGGAATAGCGCTGCCAAGTCAACATTACCCAACCATGAGTTTTCTGATCAACAACGACCGGAAGATACTCCAGAATCTGTCGCAAAAACCTGGAAACTTTCTTTTGAAGCGATACGGAACTCAAATCGAAACGCAGCGGACTTGTTATGTCTAATCAACTTCTTTCAACATCATGGAATCCCCGCCATTCTCTTGCAGGATGCAGACAAACCAGGAGAAAGTTCCCACCTCCAGGAAGCTACCGAACTCTTAAAAGCCTTCTCGATTATTGATGAGAACGACTCGGTGTTTAGCACACATCGCCTTGTGCAGCTGGCAACAAGGTGGTGGTTAGAAGAGGAGAACCCTGAGGATGTAGACAAGTGGGCTTTCCAGGCATTGAAGTCTATCACGTCCCAATTCCCTGCGCCATCATCGCAACCAAAGTCGGATTATTTCAAGCTTGGAGAAATTTTGCTTCCTCATGCTGAGTGGATCCTACAGTATCAGTTCAAGACGACCACAAAGGATTTCGAGATCATGAGAGCAAAGTTACTGGCCTCCACTGGGAGATTTATCCACTGGAATGGAAACTATGATGAAGCACGTTCAAGGTTCAAAGAATCTTTTGAAATAAATTACCAGCATTTGGGTGAAAAGCATGTTGACACATTGGTTA TTCTTAAACAAGTCGTGGAATACCGGCGCGAGATCCTCGGAGAAGACGATCCTATGACAATCGATAGTTTGAGCGACCTTGCTACAGCTATTCTTTTGACTGGGGATTACGCAGAGTCAGAGAAGATGCAGCGTGAAGCTCTGGCCCGCAGCGAACAGGTTCTTGGACTTAAACATAACGACACCTTGAACTGTATGGCGCATCTTGCCTCAGTTCTCGACGAACAGGGTAAGACTGAGGAAGCAGAACAGATGGCGCTAAAGACCTACGAGCTCAAGAGAGAACTGCTTGGGCACCTCCATCCGGATACCCTCGTCGCGGAACATAATGTGGCTTATATGCTCAGTCAAGATGACGAAAAGGTCGACGAAGCCATCTCTCTTTACAGGCGCAGCTTGAGGAATAAAAGTGAAGTTCTTGGGCTAGCCCACAACGAAACACTCATAACAGCATataatctcatctcatttctGGCCTCCAACGATAGAGTTTCAGAAGCACGGGCGCTATGCGACAAGTACATAGCTGAGGCGGGGGATATTCTTCAAAGGAAAAATACGAGAACCCAGGAGTGGTTCACTAAATTTGAGGCTGTAAGGGATAATCTAGCAGAAAGTGCTGGCAATGAGCAGACTATGCTCTAA
- a CDS encoding SMP-30/Gluconolaconase/LRE-like region domain-containing protein, protein MSQQKTASSNTPWVVAIAAAAFAIGVATSDAAKDAVFDIQDVITTYKGGNTLQELTALPSQVQVVDPAGFAVMPSVPPANIANVTTKFIPPGYTMESLKEKPFHVYHPDFIHILGANPTLTLIADSGTDPLFHEAVVWYPPTDEVFFAQSAGPLAAGTGLKKSSAILKVSLEEAMAVSSERNAVGKVQVHVVPTEPQVINPNGGTNYKGTILFTGEGMGVDVAPALFAVNPVPPYNTTILANNYFGRQFNSLNDVSVNFRNKHIYFTDVVYGYLQDFRPRPGLPNQVYRLNPDTRAVTVVADEFVNCNGITFSPEGRYAYITDTGAGKAFRGYDNAGPSTIYRYTVARDGTFKDRKVFAYPGVGIVDGIHCDSKGNVYAGCGDGVHVWNPSGTLLGKIFLGEASANFQFAGDGRMIIGAETHLYYATLAGKGAPIL, encoded by the exons ATGTCTCAACAAAAGACGGCAAGCTCAAATACGCCGTGGGTTGTTGCCATagcagccgcagcctttGCAATAGGCGTTGCCACATCTGATGCCGCAAAGGACGCCGTTTTCGATATCCAAGATGTAATCACGACTTACAAGGGAGGAAATACTCTTCAAGAGCTGACTGCACTACCATCGCAAGTACAAGTCGTGGATCCAGCAGGATTCGCAGTGATGCCTTCAGTACCACCAGCAAACATTGCCAATGTTACCACG AAATTTATCCCTCCAGGATATACTATGGAAAGtctcaaggagaagccaTTTCATGTTTACCATCCAGACTTCATTCACATCTTGGGTGCAAATCCGACCCTGACACTCATTGCCGATTCAGGCACAGACCCGCTGTTCCACGAAGCCGTAGTATG GTACCCTCCTACAGATGAGGTTTTCTTTGCCCAGAGCGCCGGCCCTTTAGCAGCTGGCACAGGGTTGAAGAAATCTAGTGCCATTTTAAAAGTATCCTTGGAAGAAGCGATGGCCGTCTCGAGCGAGCGAAATGCAGTTGGTAAAGTTCAAGTTCATGTAGTTCCTACAGAACCCCAGGTCATTAACCCCAACG GAGGGACAAATTACAAGGGCACCATCTTGTTCACAGGCGAGGGAATGGGCGTAGACGTCGCTCCAGCGCTCTTTGCTGTCAATCCAGTACCGCCTTACAACACCACTA TCCTCGCCAATAATTACTTCGGTCGCCAGTTCAACTCCCTCAATGACGTCTCGGTTAACTTCAGAAACAAGCACATCTATTTTACGGACGTTGTATACGGCTATCTGCAAGACTTTCGACCAAGACCTGGCCTTCCGAACCAAGTATATCGTTTGAACCCTGATACTAGGGCTGTTACCGTTGTGGCGGATGAGTTTGTAAATTGTAATG GAATCACCTTTTCTCCCGAAGGTCGCTATGCCTACATCACCGATACAGGGGCTGGCAAGGCTTTCCGAGGCTACGATAACGCGGGGCCATCAACAAT ATATCGCTACACAGTAGCAAGAGATGGAACATTTAAAGATCGAAAGGTGTTTGCATATCCTGGAGTCGGCATTGTGGACG GAATTCACTGCGACTCCAAAGGTAATGTCTATGCAGGCTGCGGCGACGGTGTTCACGTGTGGAATCCTTCAGGAACTCTGCTGGGCAAGATATTTCTTGGAGAGGCATCGGCCAACTTCCAATTCGCGGGCGACGGTCGAATGATCATCGGCGCCGAAACGCATTTATACTACGCAACTTTAGCTGGAAAAGGAGCGCCAATCTTATGA
- a CDS encoding acetyltransferase (GNAT) family domain-containing protein: MPSIEAVQSLAGATQSPIKSQILPKAKIIVASPSLANNSALLEYMTGFINRSYHSNYDGLVDTKKHIRTSASELSQKILSGQIAIAWKPSSDPDKEIAEDVIGCVSIELVGPGMAGLGLLTCHLEHRGTRIGQQLMEFAEDWAKRLGAEEMQLEILVPDGWEHEENHRVVRWYERRGYKLLRVAETAEIIEWLATVVTGPTKMRIYRKKL; encoded by the coding sequence ATGCCCTCCATTGAGGCCGTCCAATCACTTGCTGGGGCTACCCAGTCACCAATTAAGTCTCAGATCTTACCAAAGGCGAAAATCATCgtggcatcgccatccttggcGAACAATTCAGCGCTCTTAGAGTACATGACTGGCTTCATTAATCGTTCCTATCATTCCAACTACGATGGCTTGGTAGACACAAAGAAGCACATTCGCACGTCTGCCTCGGAATTAAGCCAAAAGATCCTTAGCGGCCAAATAGCGATTGCGTGGAAGCCATCTTCTGATCCAGATAAGGAGATCGCTGAGGATGTAATTGGTTGTGTGAGCATAGAGCTAGTTGGGCCCGGTATGGCTGGCCTCGGCCTACTGACATGTCACCTTGAACACCGTGGTACTAGAATTGGCCAACAGCTTATGGAATTTGCAGAGGATTGGGCGAAAAGGTTGGGGGCAGAGGAAATGCAGCTCGAGATTTTGGTGCCAGATGGATGGGAACACGAAGAAAATCACCGCGTTGTGCGATGGTATGAGCGTCGTGGATATAAGCTACTCAGAGTTGCTGAAACTGCTGAGATTATTGAATGGCTTGCGACTGTAGTTACAGGGCCAACAAAGATGAGAATATACCGCAAAAAGCTTTAG